The following coding sequences are from one Capsicum annuum cultivar UCD-10X-F1 chromosome 3, UCD10Xv1.1, whole genome shotgun sequence window:
- the LOC107865611 gene encoding protein ACCELERATED CELL DEATH 6-like isoform X2: MDPILYSAAMRGNIGDANFLLADHLKRDEENGYQVTPKGNTVLHVAALYGHSHFAAEVLKITPAMLCCQNKKNETALHIAANEGHTEVVRVLLACVEDHNTNDKLTIMTDASGDTALHKAVRSQHLDVVKLLVKEGSEFEFPPNHPQETPLYLAAESGFHEALINILESCKKPTYAAGPSNRTPLHAAVIHEHKDCIRSRWRWNKALCEQPDLWGWNSLHYAVKFGLEDVVSDMLGWKKSLVYLPAGSENDWATAIHIAASEGDVNMINELLNHCPDCWDMLNSNNQNALHVAILNNKDKLVRVILDSGKCDSLVDELDSDGNTPLHLLAASDNHVRELIYHPRAKKMSFNKQNQTPLDIALSHTVTTKKEKLVRDLCSIGRFGKRDFEVKRKNEYMPLREDDHDKARKANQTEVESIMKSAQIHIVVATLIMTVTFAAGITLPGGFESDPDNHNKGMAILIRKTTFRAFVVSDAIAFTCSAVAIFIYFFMADESRPPSRLEIWSQEIIFSSPTTL, from the exons ATGGATCCAATCTTGTACAGTGCTGCGATGAGAGGCAATATCGGAGATGCCAATTTTCTACTTGCTGATCATCTGAAAAGGGATGAAGAAAACGGCTACCAAGTCACTCCAAAGGGTAACACGGTCCTTCATGTCGCTGCTCTCTATGGCCACTCCCATTTCGCAGCAGAAGTCCTTAAGATTACTCCGGCAATGTTATGctgtcaaaacaagaaaaatgaaaccGCTCTTCACATAGCAGCTAACGAAGGGCATACTGAAGTTGTCCGTGTGCTACTTGCATGTGTCGAAGATCATAATACTAATGATAAACTCACGATTATGACAGATGCTAGTGGAGATACCGCCCTGCACAAGGCCGTGCGGAGCCAACATCTAGATGTGGTTAAGCTCTTGGTGAAAGAAGGTTCTGAATTTGAATTTCCGCCTAACCATCCACAGGAGACGCCACTGTATCTGGCGGCTGAATCTGGTTTTCATGAGGCTTTGATTAATATCTTGGAATCCTGCAAGAAACCAACTTATGCTGCTGGTCCATCTAATCGAACGCCGCTGCATGCAGCAGTAATTCATGAACACAAAG ATTGCATTAGATCACGATGGCGTTGGAATAAGGCTTTATGCGAGCAACCTGACTTATGGGGTTGGAATTCACTGCACTATGCTGTTAAATTCGGATTGGAAGACGTAGTTTCTGATATGTTGGGGTGGAAAAAATCTTTAGTATACCTTCCGGCAGGCAGTGAAAATGACTGGGCGACAGCAATTCACATTGCAGCCAGTGAAGGTGATGTAAACATGATCAATGAGCTATTAAATCACTGCCCTGATTGTTGGGATATGCTTAACAGCAACAATCAAAATGCTCTTCATGTTGCCATATTGAACAATAAAGACAAGTTAGTCCGCGTCATATTAGACTCTGGTAAGTGCGACAGCCTTGTTGATGAGCTAGATAGTGACGGCAACACTCCTCTCCATTTGCTTGCTGCCTCTGATAACCATGTACGTGAATTAATATACCACCCTAGAGCAAAGAAGATGTCATTTAACAAACAAAACCAGACCCCACTTGATATAGCATTATCACACACAGTGACAACAAAGAAG gagaaattgGTGCGGGATTTGTGTAGCATTGGCCGATTTGGAAAACGTGACTTTGAGGTAAAGCGGAAGAACGAGTACATGCCACTGAGGGAAGATGATCACGATAAAGCTAGAAAGGCAAATCAAACAGAAGTAGAAAGTATTATGAAGTCAGCTCAAATCCATATTGTCGTGGCCACTTTGATAATGACTGTCACTTTCGCCGCTGGTATCACATTGCCAGGAGGTTTTGAGAGCGACCCCGATAACCATAATAAAGGGATGGCGATTCTAATAAGGAAAACAACATTTCGTGCATTTGTTGTTTCCGATGCCATTGCCTTCACATGCTCTGCTGTTGCCATATTCATCTACTTCTTCATGGCAGATGAAAGTAGACCTCCTTCACGTTTGGAAATT TGGTCGCAGGAGATCATTTTTTCGTCACCGACAACGCTATAG
- the LOC107865611 gene encoding protein ACCELERATED CELL DEATH 6-like isoform X1 produces the protein MDPILYSAAMRGNIGDANFLLADHLKRDEENGYQVTPKGNTVLHVAALYGHSHFAAEVLKITPAMLCCQNKKNETALHIAANEGHTEVVRVLLACVEDHNTNDKLTIMTDASGDTALHKAVRSQHLDVVKLLVKEGSEFEFPPNHPQETPLYLAAESGFHEALINILESCKKPTYAAGPSNRTPLHAAVIHEHKDCIRSRWRWNKALCEQPDLWGWNSLHYAVKFGLEDVVSDMLGWKKSLVYLPAGSENDWATAIHIAASEGDVNMINELLNHCPDCWDMLNSNNQNALHVAILNNKDKLVRVILDSGKCDSLVDELDSDGNTPLHLLAASDNHVRELIYHPRAKKMSFNKQNQTPLDIALSHTVTTKKEKLVRDLCSIGRFGKRDFEVKRKNEYMPLREDDHDKARKANQTEVESIMKSAQIHIVVATLIMTVTFAAGITLPGGFESDPDNHNKGMAILIRKTTFRAFVVSDAIAFTCSAVAIFIYFFMADESRPPSRLEIVSKLYDLAGIFQCLSMLAVVVAFATGMFATLSHSLGLPITVCSIGCLSILLYFLVVIYIKK, from the exons ATGGATCCAATCTTGTACAGTGCTGCGATGAGAGGCAATATCGGAGATGCCAATTTTCTACTTGCTGATCATCTGAAAAGGGATGAAGAAAACGGCTACCAAGTCACTCCAAAGGGTAACACGGTCCTTCATGTCGCTGCTCTCTATGGCCACTCCCATTTCGCAGCAGAAGTCCTTAAGATTACTCCGGCAATGTTATGctgtcaaaacaagaaaaatgaaaccGCTCTTCACATAGCAGCTAACGAAGGGCATACTGAAGTTGTCCGTGTGCTACTTGCATGTGTCGAAGATCATAATACTAATGATAAACTCACGATTATGACAGATGCTAGTGGAGATACCGCCCTGCACAAGGCCGTGCGGAGCCAACATCTAGATGTGGTTAAGCTCTTGGTGAAAGAAGGTTCTGAATTTGAATTTCCGCCTAACCATCCACAGGAGACGCCACTGTATCTGGCGGCTGAATCTGGTTTTCATGAGGCTTTGATTAATATCTTGGAATCCTGCAAGAAACCAACTTATGCTGCTGGTCCATCTAATCGAACGCCGCTGCATGCAGCAGTAATTCATGAACACAAAG ATTGCATTAGATCACGATGGCGTTGGAATAAGGCTTTATGCGAGCAACCTGACTTATGGGGTTGGAATTCACTGCACTATGCTGTTAAATTCGGATTGGAAGACGTAGTTTCTGATATGTTGGGGTGGAAAAAATCTTTAGTATACCTTCCGGCAGGCAGTGAAAATGACTGGGCGACAGCAATTCACATTGCAGCCAGTGAAGGTGATGTAAACATGATCAATGAGCTATTAAATCACTGCCCTGATTGTTGGGATATGCTTAACAGCAACAATCAAAATGCTCTTCATGTTGCCATATTGAACAATAAAGACAAGTTAGTCCGCGTCATATTAGACTCTGGTAAGTGCGACAGCCTTGTTGATGAGCTAGATAGTGACGGCAACACTCCTCTCCATTTGCTTGCTGCCTCTGATAACCATGTACGTGAATTAATATACCACCCTAGAGCAAAGAAGATGTCATTTAACAAACAAAACCAGACCCCACTTGATATAGCATTATCACACACAGTGACAACAAAGAAG gagaaattgGTGCGGGATTTGTGTAGCATTGGCCGATTTGGAAAACGTGACTTTGAGGTAAAGCGGAAGAACGAGTACATGCCACTGAGGGAAGATGATCACGATAAAGCTAGAAAGGCAAATCAAACAGAAGTAGAAAGTATTATGAAGTCAGCTCAAATCCATATTGTCGTGGCCACTTTGATAATGACTGTCACTTTCGCCGCTGGTATCACATTGCCAGGAGGTTTTGAGAGCGACCCCGATAACCATAATAAAGGGATGGCGATTCTAATAAGGAAAACAACATTTCGTGCATTTGTTGTTTCCGATGCCATTGCCTTCACATGCTCTGCTGTTGCCATATTCATCTACTTCTTCATGGCAGATGAAAGTAGACCTCCTTCACGTTTGGAAATTGTAAGTAAGCTTTATGATCTCGCAGGTATTTTCCAGTGCTTGTCAATGTTAGCAGTTGTAGTTGCATTTGCAACGGGTATGTTTGCTACTTTATCACATTCACTTGGTCTTCCCATTACTGTCTGTTCCATAGGCTGCCTCTCTATTTTATTGTACTTCTTGGttgttatttatataaaaaagtaG